Part of the Pseudomonas sp. Leaf58 genome is shown below.
ACCCTACGTTTGGTTCGGGCCAGTATCCTGCGCGCATCTCAGCCCGTCAGACGGCTCTTTTGGCCTGCTGTTCCAGGTGCACCTGCAGTGTCGGCTCGATTTGCAGTGCACTGGCCAGCTGGTCAAGGTAGGCCCGCTCTGCGTCCTGTTGCTCATCCACCAGCATCACGCTGGCCAGGTACATTTCCGCGGCCATGGCGCGGTCCTTGGCCGACAATGCCACCTCGGCAGCATCGAGCGGCTTACTGACCTCTTCATCCAACCACTGCTGCAGTTGCGGGTCGCTGGTCTGACGTTTGATTTCAGCGTAGATCAACTGTTCTTCTTGCTTGTCGATGCGACCATCAGCTTTGGCGGCGGCAATCAGCGCGCGCAAGATTGCATGGCTATGGCCCTCGGCTTCGGGGCCAGACAATTGATCGACAGTACGCACCGCCTGTTGCGGGGCCGCCGCCTGGCTGCGCTGCCAGCTTTGATAGGCCTGGAACGCCATCATGCCCAACGACGCCAGCGCCGCGTAATTGATGCCCCCTGCAGAGCGCCCCCCGGCAGTGCCGCCAGCGCTGCTGCTACCCGCACCCAACAAGCCGCCCAGTAAACCACCCAGGCCACCGCCACCCGTTGTACTACCGCCGCCTAGCAACCCTCCGAGCAAGCCACCCAAGCTGTCTTGCGAGGCCCCGCCGCCGCTGCCTTGTTGCGCGTGCGCCCCCTGCCCGGCCCGCAGCAGCTGTTCGAGTAAGTCACGGGTGTTCATGGCGCTAGCCTCGCTCGATGGTGGTTGCCCAGACAAGCAACGATAGCCCTCGCAAGGCGAACCGCCATGACCGCCTGGCCGACGGTTTTGGGGTGGGTATCTGCCGTCGACAGAAGCCGCAATCAGCCCCGCCCAATCTTGTCATTTGCCAAGGCTTAAGGCAGGGTCCATACCACTGAGATCTCTGCCAAAGGAGTCATTCCATGTCAAAGCTATATCCCAGTGTCGATCCTGAGGGGCTGGTCGAGTACTCGGTGGTCTACACCGACCGCTCGCTCAACCACATGTCGCAGACATTTCAAGGCGTGATGAAGAACATTTCCGCGACCCTGAAGCAGGTCTACAACGCCCAGGCTGTGGCGATAGTCCCGGGCAGCGGTACATTCGGCATGGAATCGGTAGCGCGCCAGTTCGCCACCGGCCAGCAATGCCTGGTGATACGCAACGGTTGGTTCAGCTATCGCTGGAGCCAGATCCTTGACATGGGCAACATCCCAGCGGCCACCGCGGTGCTGAAAGCCCGGCCGGTCGACGCGGGTCGCCAGGCTGCCTACGCGCCACCTCCGCTGGGCGAAGTGCTGGCAGCCATTCAAGCGCACAAACCGCAAATTGTCTTCGCCCCCCATGTTGAAACCTCATCAGGGATCATCCTGCCCGACGACTACCTGCGGGCCGTCGGCGACGCCGTGCATGCGGTGGGTGGCCTGTTCGTGCTGGACTGCATCGCCTCAGGCACGCTTTGGGTTGACATGCACACGTGCGCAGTCGACCTTTTGATCAGCGCACCGCAGAAAGGCTGGAGCGCCTCCCCTTGCTGCGCTCTGGTGATGTTCAGCGCCCTGGCCCTTGAGCGCATCGAGCAGACGCAGAGCAGCAGCTTTGCCTGCGACCTTAAAAAGTGGCTTCAGATCATGCAAGCCTACGAACAGGGCGGCTATGCCTACCATGCGACCATGCCCAGTGATTCGCTTGCGCGGTTCAACGAAGTGATGAACGAGATGCAAGCCTACGGCTTCGACAAGGTCCGCAGCGAGCAACAGGCGCTGGGCGTCAGGGTGCGCGCAATGTTGACCGGCAAAGGCATCAAAAGCGTAGCCGCAGAAGGCTTTCAGGCCCCTGGCGTAGTGGTGAGCTACACCGATGATGCCGACATCAAGAACGGCAAGAAATTTGCCGAGCACGGCCTACAGATAGCCGCCGGGGTGCCGTTGCAATGTGACGAGCCGGCCGACTTCCAGACCTTCCGCATCGGGCTGTTCGGGCTCGAAAAACTGCACAATATCGAGCGCACGGTCAGTACCCTTGAGCAGGCACTGGACGAAGTGCTGGTGAGCTAAGCGCTGATCCTGGTTGCACGGCAGGCCCAGGCCGTGGATGACTTGGGCCGCCCTTGCGCCAGACATCAACGCCGCACGGATGACTTATCGGGTATCGCTCGCTACCCTAACCTCCCCGTCGCCTGACGGTTTCCAGGTCAAGTCCCATTTCACCCAGACGAGCATGTCATGAAATCCCCCACAGGTTTGCTGCTGTCGGCTATTGAACTGGACCGTGCCAGTGTCATACCCCTGTACCGTCAGCTGTATCTGCAGATTCGTAAACAGATACTCAACGGCAGAATTCAGGGGGGCGTGCGCCTGCCATCGACCCGGACCTTGAGCATTGAATTGGGGCTGTCGCGGATCACCATTCTCAATGCTTTCGATCAGTTGATTGCCGAAGGTTTCCTGGCCTCGCGCACGGGTGCAGGTACGTACGTCGGTACTGAGTGGGAAAGCCGGAGTAGCGAGGACGAGCCACCGCGTCAGCCACCGCGGCTGTCCGAACTGAGCCAGTCGATGCTGTCGCTGCGCAGCGATCATTTTCGCGGGGTGTCGTATGCCGACTGGGATCCTGCGACGCCGACCTCTTTCCTGCCTAGTCACAGCACCTATGAAGGATTTCCGCAAGCCATCTGGCGGCGCCTGATGAACCGTCATTTGCTCAAGCCAACCAAGGCGATTCTGGGTTATGGCGAGTTACAAGGCTTGCAGGCGTTTCGCACAGCGATTGCCGAATACGTCTTCGATGCGCGAGGTATCGACTGCACTGCCGAGCAAGTGGTGATCGTTTCCGGTGCACAGCAAGCGTTCAACCTGCTGGGCATGCTACTGCTCAATCCGCAGGACAGTGTCTGGATGGAAGACCCTGGGCACATCGCCGCGCGCATTGCGTTGCAAGCCCAGGGGGCCCAGATAATTCCGCTGCGCGTTGATGAACAGGGGATCGATGTGCAACAAGGCCTTACCGAGTGCCCTGATGCGCGCCTGGTATTTTGTACGCCTTCGCGCCAGCATCCTTTGGGTGTCACCCTGAGTTATGTGCGGCGCCAGGCACTCATCGACTGGGCTACGCAGCATCAGAGCTGGATCATCGAGGACGATTGCGACAGCGAGTTTCGCTACAGTGGTCGACTTCTCCCAGCACTGTATGCCTTGGACCAGATGGCCCGGGTGATCTACGTCGGCACGTTCAGCAAAGTGCTCTTTCCGTCACTAAGGCTGGGTTACGTGATTTTGCCGCAGGCGCTGGTCGAGCCCTTTTGCACCCTGCGCGCGGTCATGGATCGCAGCCCGCCCACACTGCTTCAGGCCACCACGGCGGACTTCATGAGCGAAGGCCACTTCCTGGGGCACATCCGCCGCATGCGTGCACTGTACAAGGCGCGCCAGCAGGCATTGATCGAACAACTTGAAAAGCAGATCGGCAGCTTTTTCAGGATCACTCCGACGGACGCTGGCATGCACCTGATCGCCTGGCTCCCCCCCGAACTCAGTGACACCGAGATCGCCCGGCAACTGGCCCAACACCATATTCACACCTACGCCTTGAGCGACTATCGCATCAAGCACGACCTGCCGCCTGCCCTGTTGATAGGCTTTGCCGGCACGCCTGAAAAACAGGCGCGCGAGCGTGTCGAGGCGCTGGCCCAGGCCTTGCGCACGCTGGGTTATCTTTCACCGACCACTTGATGCGAGGCAAGTGGCCTTATCAATTAATTGATAATGGATCTATCGAGCGTTCCTGACTGGCGCGATAAAGGCTGCGCCGGTAGACCCGGTGTCTGAACCAGGAACGATGCTAATGAACAATAAGATCCAGGAACGATTCAACGCCTTGCTGAGCCATAAGGTGGTCGAACACGGGGCTGCTCCCGTGCTGACGGAGGCACTGGCCCAGCGGTTGCTTGAGCGCCTCGGGCAATTGCGCCTGTTTGCCCACGCCTACCCGCTACTGACCAACCTCACCCACGGTCGAGTCACCCCCGCCGACCTGCTGGACTTCGCCTATCGCCACGAGCTGCAAGGCCTGAGCCTGCACCTGCTCGACGGCGAGGAAAACAGCCTGAGCCAAATGTCGCCAGAGCAGCTTCAGGCGTTTGCCAGCAAGGCCAAGTCGCTGGGGCTGGATGTGCACTTGGAAATCAGCAGCACGCTGAAAAAGGATGTCGACCAAGTGATCGCCATCGCCAAGGCCCTGGGGGTGCGCAACATCCGTGTTTACTCACGTTACGAGGGCACGCTGTCGCGGGTGATGGACGTGATTGAGACCGACCTGCACTACCTCGCACAACAGGCCGACGCTAACGATCTGTACTTTGACTTCGAGCAACACGAAGAACTCAAGAGCTGCGAAATCGCGCAATTGCTCAGCCGACTCAACCACCCTCGCCTGCATGCTTTGTTCGACTTCGGCAACATGATCAATGCCTGCGAACAGCCCCTGCAGGCCCTGCACAACCTGGCGCCGCACATCCGCCAGGTTCACCTCAAGGGCGTGCGCATCGTCCCCGAACAAAACGGCTTCGGCCATTACGGCGTATTGCAAGGCAGCGACGAAGACGATCTGCCCAGCGCCCGCATGCTGTTCGAACTGTTGATGCTGGGCGAAGCGACCCCACAGGTGATCGCGTTCATTCTTGAGCAGGAAAATCACTACATAGCCCCGGCCTTCCGCCAGAGCCTTGAAGCGGCCGATCCATTCATTGCTTACCGGGAGATGAGCGAAACACCGCTCCCCAAAGGCTACTCGCTCGAACGCATGCTGGCCGACGAACACCGCTGGGCGAACAATCAGGTGGCCTATGTCCGACGCTTGCTGGGCGAACTGCGCACCTTGGCAGAACTGACCCTGGCCACCCCTTCCAACGCCTGAACCTGACGACCCGATTACGCCCGGAGAACAATAATGACAACTCAAAACAAGGCCAAATGGCTCAGATTCCTAATTCTCATCCTCGGTGGCGGCACCATTTACAAGTTGGCGAACCTCAAGGACGCCTTCTATGTCCCCATGCAGGAATTCATGGGCCTGAGCCACACTGAAATCGGCATACTGTTGAGTGCCAACGCGATCATCGCGACTGCACTGTTTGTGCTTGGCGGCCTGCTCGCTGATCGCTACGACACGGGCAAGCTGATCCCTCTCGGCCTGATCGGGACCGGAAGTCTTGGGTTGTACTTGGCAACCTTTCCGCCCTTCAGCAGCTTGCTGATCGTGTTCAGTCTGTTAGCCATCTGCGCCGACTGCCTGTTTTGGCCGTCGCTGCTCAAAGCCATCCGTAACTTGGGTGACGATCAGGAACAAGGCCGGTTGTTCGGCCTGCTGGAAGGCGGGCGTGGCGTGGTTGATACGCTGGTGGCCTTTTCCGCACTGGGCGTGTTCGTCGCCATGGGCTCGGGGGAAACCGGCCTGAAATCGGCGATCCTGTTCTACTCGGTCATCGATATTCTGGCGGGCGCCCTGACCTGGGTGCTGCTCAAGGGCGGTAAAGCGCAATCGGCCGCCAAGCCGAAAAACGGTCTGGCGAACCTGATGGAGGCGATCAAGGTACCCGGTATCTGGTTGGTCAGTCTCAACGTGTTCATGGTCTACATCGTCTACTGCGGCCTGACCTATTTCATTCCCTACCTCAAGGAAATGTATGGCTTGCCCGTGGCGTTGGTAGGCGCCTACGGCATCATCAACCAATATTTCCTGAAAATCCTCGGCGGGCCTGCCGGCGGTTTCATTGCCGACAAGCAGTTCAAGAGTACCAGCCGTTACCTAAAGTGGGCATTTCTTGCGTTATTGCCGCTGATGGGCGTGATCATGCTGATTCCTAAAAGCCCGGGCTTCATCTATGCAGGGATGGCAGCCACCCTCTCCTTCGCCCTGATTGTGTTCTCGATGCGCGGCGTGTTTTGGGCACC
Proteins encoded:
- a CDS encoding tellurite resistance TerB family protein; the encoded protein is MNTRDLLEQLLRAGQGAHAQQGSGGGASQDSLGGLLGGLLGGGSTTGGGGLGGLLGGLLGAGSSSAGGTAGGRSAGGINYAALASLGMMAFQAYQSWQRSQAAAPQQAVRTVDQLSGPEAEGHSHAILRALIAAAKADGRIDKQEEQLIYAEIKRQTSDPQLQQWLDEEVSKPLDAAEVALSAKDRAMAAEMYLASVMLVDEQQDAERAYLDQLASALQIEPTLQVHLEQQAKRAV
- a CDS encoding aminotransferase class V-fold PLP-dependent enzyme, producing the protein MSKLYPSVDPEGLVEYSVVYTDRSLNHMSQTFQGVMKNISATLKQVYNAQAVAIVPGSGTFGMESVARQFATGQQCLVIRNGWFSYRWSQILDMGNIPAATAVLKARPVDAGRQAAYAPPPLGEVLAAIQAHKPQIVFAPHVETSSGIILPDDYLRAVGDAVHAVGGLFVLDCIASGTLWVDMHTCAVDLLISAPQKGWSASPCCALVMFSALALERIEQTQSSSFACDLKKWLQIMQAYEQGGYAYHATMPSDSLARFNEVMNEMQAYGFDKVRSEQQALGVRVRAMLTGKGIKSVAAEGFQAPGVVVSYTDDADIKNGKKFAEHGLQIAAGVPLQCDEPADFQTFRIGLFGLEKLHNIERTVSTLEQALDEVLVS
- a CDS encoding PLP-dependent aminotransferase family protein, which codes for MKSPTGLLLSAIELDRASVIPLYRQLYLQIRKQILNGRIQGGVRLPSTRTLSIELGLSRITILNAFDQLIAEGFLASRTGAGTYVGTEWESRSSEDEPPRQPPRLSELSQSMLSLRSDHFRGVSYADWDPATPTSFLPSHSTYEGFPQAIWRRLMNRHLLKPTKAILGYGELQGLQAFRTAIAEYVFDARGIDCTAEQVVIVSGAQQAFNLLGMLLLNPQDSVWMEDPGHIAARIALQAQGAQIIPLRVDEQGIDVQQGLTECPDARLVFCTPSRQHPLGVTLSYVRRQALIDWATQHQSWIIEDDCDSEFRYSGRLLPALYALDQMARVIYVGTFSKVLFPSLRLGYVILPQALVEPFCTLRAVMDRSPPTLLQATTADFMSEGHFLGHIRRMRALYKARQQALIEQLEKQIGSFFRITPTDAGMHLIAWLPPELSDTEIARQLAQHHIHTYALSDYRIKHDLPPALLIGFAGTPEKQARERVEALAQALRTLGYLSPTT
- a CDS encoding sugar phosphate isomerase/epimerase, yielding MNNKIQERFNALLSHKVVEHGAAPVLTEALAQRLLERLGQLRLFAHAYPLLTNLTHGRVTPADLLDFAYRHELQGLSLHLLDGEENSLSQMSPEQLQAFASKAKSLGLDVHLEISSTLKKDVDQVIAIAKALGVRNIRVYSRYEGTLSRVMDVIETDLHYLAQQADANDLYFDFEQHEELKSCEIAQLLSRLNHPRLHALFDFGNMINACEQPLQALHNLAPHIRQVHLKGVRIVPEQNGFGHYGVLQGSDEDDLPSARMLFELLMLGEATPQVIAFILEQENHYIAPAFRQSLEAADPFIAYREMSETPLPKGYSLERMLADEHRWANNQVAYVRRLLGELRTLAELTLATPSNA
- a CDS encoding MFS transporter, with protein sequence MTTQNKAKWLRFLILILGGGTIYKLANLKDAFYVPMQEFMGLSHTEIGILLSANAIIATALFVLGGLLADRYDTGKLIPLGLIGTGSLGLYLATFPPFSSLLIVFSLLAICADCLFWPSLLKAIRNLGDDQEQGRLFGLLEGGRGVVDTLVAFSALGVFVAMGSGETGLKSAILFYSVIDILAGALTWVLLKGGKAQSAAKPKNGLANLMEAIKVPGIWLVSLNVFMVYIVYCGLTYFIPYLKEMYGLPVALVGAYGIINQYFLKILGGPAGGFIADKQFKSTSRYLKWAFLALLPLMGVIMLIPKSPGFIYAGMAATLSFALIVFSMRGVFWAPMGEVGIPQHITGSAFGIGCLIGYAPGMFAYVIYGAILDHFPGQQGYNYVFTLMSMLAIAGFMVSSLLYQAVRKKSMLTGGVSAVQA